One window from the genome of Populus alba chromosome 15, ASM523922v2, whole genome shotgun sequence encodes:
- the LOC118057519 gene encoding protein NO VEIN-like — protein MATPKQHIDHIRKTTFSIGGEKNPLAPMLDQAVKYLSAELYAKDVHFLMELIQNAEDNEYLEGVDPSLEFVITSRDITNTGAPATLLIFNNEKGFSAKNIESICNVGNSTKKGNRKRGYIGEKGIGFKSVFLIAAQPYIFSNGYQIRFNEKPCPHCNLGYIVPEWVDDSPSLSDIKQIYGSASTLPTTTLILPLKPDKVNPVKQQLSSIHPEILLFLSKIKRLSVREENADPRLNTVSAVAITKETNFVQRKNMDAEFYTLHLSAEENSDEFEKECSYYLWKQKFPVRQENKVDMRMEVEDWVITLAFPNGERLHRGMEYSPGIYAFLPTEMVTNFPFIIQADFILASSRETIRWDNVWNQGILDCVPFAFIEAFVSLVKTVDGAPASSLPRMFKFLPVHSSPFEKSNSVRESIKAKLAEKDIIPSESCTAQQFFHKPREVGRLMPAFWNILKKTREQRVSLHKLSSHGCYVLNSSFDKPEYDHILDFLGVRPVSSEWYVKCIQDSNIVMGVSQETYLELLHFLAVNWQSKFHGTGMGNIPLIKYVGTDGSVSLCSVNESAQQNGKTFLEDEELLNAAFPSV, from the exons ATGGCAACTCCAAAACAACACATAGATCACATAAGAAAAACTACGTTCTCAATAGGAGGAGAAAAGAACCCTTTGGCTCCTATGCTTGATCAGGCTGTCAAGTATCTTTCTGCTGAACTCTACGCTAAAGATGTCCACTTTCTTATGGAACtcattcag AATGCTGAAGATAATGAATACTTGGAAGGGGTGGATCCTTCACTTGAGTTTGTCATAACATCTCGAGATATAACAAACACTGGTGCGCCTGCTACTTTGCTCATCTTCAATAATGAGAAGGGTTTTTCTGCCAAAAATATCGAGTCCATTTGCAATGTTGGAAATTCCACTAAGAAAGGGAACCGGAAGCGTGGCTATATTGGGGAGAAAG GAATTGGATTCAAGAGTGTGTTTCTTATTGCTGCTCAGCCTTACATATTCAGCAATGGCTATCAGATACGATTCAATGAAAAGCCCTGTCCACACTGCAATCTTGGATACATAGTTCCTGAATGGGTTGATGATAGCCCTTCTCTTTCTGACATAAAACAGATTTATGGTTCCGCCTCTACCCTCCCAACTACTACACTGATTTTGCCCCTGAAGCCTGATAAGGTGAACCCCGTGAAGCAGCAGCTGTCGAGTATTCATCCTGAAATCCTGCTGTTCCTTTCAAAGATAAAACGCCTTTCTGTCAGGGAAGAAAACGCGGATCCCAGGCTCAACACTGTTAGTGCAGTAGCTATTACAAAAGAGACAAATTTCGTGCAAAGGAAAAACATGGATGCCGAGTTCTACACACTCCATCTGTCTGCAGAGGAAAAcagtgatgaatttgaaaaagaatGCAGCTACTACTTGTGGAAGCAGAAATTTCCTGTCAGGCAGGAAAACAAAGTCGACATGAGAATGGAAGTGGAGGATTGGGTGATCACTTTGGCTTTTCCTAATGGAGAGCGCCTCCATAGGGGAATGGAGTACTCCCCTGGAATATATGCATTTCTTCCGACGGAGATGGTGACCAACTTTCCCTTCATAATTCAAGCAGATTTTATTCTAGCATCATCAAGGGAAACAATACGATGGGACAATGTATGGAACCAAGGAATTCTTGATTGTGTTCCCTTTGCTTTTATCGAAGCATTTGTCTCATTAGTCAAAACAGTGGATGGCGCACCAGCATCTAGTTTGCCTCGAATGTTCAAGTTCTTGCCGGTCCATAGCTCCCCCTTTGAAAAGTCGAATTCAGTGAGGGAATCAATTAAAGCGAAGCTGGCTGAAAAGGATATCATTCCAAGTGAGTCATGCACAGCACAACAGTTCTTTCATAAACCACGTGAAGTTGGCCGATTAATGCCTGCTTTCTGGAATATACTGAAGAAGACAAGGGAGCAACGAGTGAGCTTGCACAAACTTTCATCCCATGGTTGCTATGTTCTGAATTCTTCATTTGATAAGCCAGAGTATGATCACATACTGGATTTCTTGGGGGTGAGACCGGTAAGCAGTGAGTGGTATGTAAAGTGCATTCAAGACTCTAATATTGTAATGGGAGTCTCACAGGAAACATACCTGGAGCTTCTTCATTTCCTTGCTGTTAATTGGCAGTCCAAGTTTCACGGCACAGGCATGGGGAACATTCCACTAATTAAATATGTGGGTACCGATGGGAGCGTTTCTTTGTGCTCTGTTAATGAATCTGCTCAACAGAATGGTAAAACTTTTCTGGAGGACGAGGAGTTGCTTAATGCTGCCTTCCCTTCTGTTTAG